AAAcaatcaaataaattaaaatttggaatgttataccaataaaattaacaatattgctgaatttaatttgaaaattagattaaattttaaaaataaaaataaaaatttaaatttaaaacttagaGGATGTTTAAAAAGAATTAACCAACACTAATATCATACTataatattttttcaaatatCTACTAAACCAATAATTAATTTTCTGCATTCCATGAGGCTAGGTAAAGAAAAACATCAACGTACATGTGTGAAAGAAGGAAGGGCTTACCAGTTTAGGTTTTTATCACGGCCTTACCTGGCCTCCTGCCTCCCACATCTGAGTTACACGTGTCTGATCGGTTATATAACGTGGCGATATGTGAATGCATCATCTGTGAACGCCTCGCCATCTGTAAAAAAACCTATGTTGCATGCAAAAACGTACTCTTCCCACCGACTTTGGATTTTCCTTTTTATACTGTACCTCATTGTTTAGTTGTCAAATACTGTTGTATCTCCACTACTAGTcaacttcttcttctttttacttTCCTTTTGGCTTTTCTTGTCGtacaacaaaagaaaaaaaaatgtctgATTTAAGAGATGTGCACGGCAACCCCATTCCACTTACTGACGAGCATGGCAACCCCGTTCAATTGACTGATGAACGTGGTAACCCCGTTTACGTCTCTGGTGTAGCCGCCAAGCAGACAGATATGTATGGTGGTCAGATGGGATATGATCCCACTCTTTCCGCCGCAGCTGAGtatcagcagcagcagcagctgcGGCCTCAGTACCTGCAGCAGGAGGAACAGCAGCCGCAGTATCAGCCACAGCACATGCATTACGAGGTTTCCACCACAGAAGAGATTCAGCGCTCCAACGCCTCCAGCCCTAGCTCGGTGAAGAAAACCACCTCATATCatctataaaattatttatattgatGATGACAGTTCAGGGTTTTGGCTGtattttgattatatataaaataactgCGTTTTTTTTTTAGTCTGAGGACGATGGGATGGGCGgtagaaggaagaagaaagggatAAAGGAGAAAATAAAGGAGAAACTAACGGGTGGAAAGCATAAGACGGAGGCGGGGGAAGAGGGGCAATCACAAACCGTAACCTACGTTGCCAAAACCAGAATCACAACAACCAGCAACGCAACAACGCCGCCGCCTGAGGAGCACTACCACCACCATGATCAACATGAGAAGAAGAGTATGATGGAGAAGATAAAGGAAAAATTGCCTGGTCATCACAGCCATTGAAGAGCTAGCCATGAATAATTTGGATGATGTTGTTGTGTAGTAATTAATAAAATGCATGGTTTCCATGAATTTATGCTTTTGATCTTTTGTGAAGTGTGATGAtatgtaataaatattcaattactAGCACTTGTGTTGTTTTTCTTGCCCATTCCGTCAAAAGCTTTCTCTGACTCCAGTTCTTTTAATCCTTTGTTTTGGTTGATAATTAATCGCCAATATGTTCCCCTTCATAACTTCCAAGTTTAAGACTGTCCCAATCCTCAACGAGTTTCTCCCAACCTTAACCAACGATCCTATATTAAACTTCAAGTTTAAGTGTATTAGTTGACCATTTGACCCTTTGATTATTTACTTTTAAGTAGTTAAATAGTTAATGATTGATTTAAGCACGGCTTCTTTAGTAACTAACAATGTTACACGTTTCTTCATTTTCACATGGTAACGAAGTTGTCTTTCGGAAGAAGTACGAGGAAGATTGAGCTTCAAAAGGATTCATAGAATTTTACTTGGTGAAAGAAAGTAAAAATTGAGAgagtattttttttaaatgatttc
This window of the Gossypium arboreum isolate Shixiya-1 chromosome 12, ASM2569848v2, whole genome shotgun sequence genome carries:
- the LOC108478257 gene encoding embryogenic cell protein 40-like produces the protein MSDLRDVHGNPIPLTDEHGNPVQLTDERGNPVYVSGVAAKQTDMYGGQMGYDPTLSAAAEYQQQQQLRPQYLQQEEQQPQYQPQHMHYEVSTTEEIQRSNASSPSSSEDDGMGGRRKKKGIKEKIKEKLTGGKHKTEAGEEGQSQTVTYVAKTRITTTSNATTPPPEEHYHHHDQHEKKSMMEKIKEKLPGHHSH